One part of the Thermodesulfovibrio sp. 3462-1 genome encodes these proteins:
- a CDS encoding NAD(P)H-hydrate dehydratase has product MKVVTSFEMAEIDRLTIEHYGIPSMVLMERAALTVSKHVLKFNPENVIVLAGPGNNGGDGIACARLLKNKIKNIKIFQLFSEDKLSKDCKAQLDIAKKFGVPVVEGYPKDDEILSADVVIDAIFGTGLKRAIEGELAQFIEKLNSFQKFIVAVDIPSGVSSDTGEVLGVALKANTTLTFGLPKRGHLLFPGRGCTGELFVEDIGFPQELTESENLKICTIEPSFARLLIPPRPKYSHKTKYGHVLVIAGSTGKTGAALMTSKAALRTGSGLVTMAVPAALKVVFQSKVLEEMLLPLACTTNTLSKQALPEILDFINERANVVAFGPGVGVNEDIEVILKALIEQCPCPIVIDADGITVLGRIINILEKATSQIVLTPHPGELSRLINISVKEIEKQRIDIAQKVAKQLNVVLVLKGVPTVVAEPQGWVYLNTTGNPGMATGGSGDVLTGIIASLIGQGLAPFYASVLGVYLHGLSGDIAARAKGYHGLIAGDIIESIPEAFIELTK; this is encoded by the coding sequence GAAATTGACAGATTAACAATTGAGCATTATGGTATTCCATCAATGGTTTTAATGGAAAGAGCTGCTTTAACTGTTTCAAAGCATGTTCTTAAATTTAATCCTGAAAATGTAATTGTTCTTGCAGGACCTGGAAATAATGGAGGTGATGGTATTGCCTGTGCAAGATTGCTCAAAAATAAAATTAAAAATATAAAAATTTTTCAGCTTTTTTCTGAAGATAAACTCTCAAAGGATTGCAAAGCCCAGCTTGATATAGCAAAAAAATTTGGAGTGCCAGTAGTTGAAGGTTATCCGAAAGATGATGAAATACTCAGTGCAGATGTTGTTATAGATGCAATATTTGGCACAGGACTTAAAAGAGCAATTGAAGGTGAACTTGCTCAATTTATTGAAAAACTTAATTCTTTTCAAAAATTTATTGTGGCTGTTGATATTCCATCAGGAGTATCTTCAGATACAGGAGAAGTTCTTGGAGTTGCTTTAAAAGCAAACACAACACTAACATTCGGGCTTCCAAAAAGAGGGCATCTCCTTTTTCCTGGCAGAGGCTGCACAGGTGAGTTATTTGTTGAAGATATAGGCTTTCCACAGGAATTAACAGAATCTGAAAATTTAAAGATTTGTACAATTGAACCCTCTTTTGCTCGCTTACTTATTCCTCCAAGACCAAAGTATTCCCATAAAACAAAATACGGGCATGTTCTTGTAATTGCAGGCTCTACAGGGAAAACAGGAGCAGCTTTAATGACATCAAAGGCAGCATTAAGGACAGGTTCTGGCCTTGTAACAATGGCAGTTCCTGCAGCACTCAAGGTTGTTTTTCAAAGTAAGGTTCTTGAAGAAATGCTTCTTCCACTTGCATGCACAACAAATACTCTTTCAAAGCAGGCTTTACCTGAAATTCTTGATTTTATAAACGAAAGGGCAAATGTTGTTGCTTTTGGTCCTGGAGTAGGAGTAAATGAGGATATTGAAGTTATTTTAAAAGCTCTTATTGAACAATGTCCCTGTCCCATAGTGATTGATGCTGACGGAATTACAGTTCTTGGAAGAATTATAAATATTTTGGAAAAAGCTACTTCTCAGATTGTTCTTACACCTCATCCAGGTGAGTTAAGCAGGCTCATAAATATTTCAGTAAAGGAAATTGAAAAACAAAGAATTGATATTGCTCAAAAGGTAGCGAAACAATTAAATGTTGTGCTTGTTTTAAAGGGAGTGCCTACAGTGGTTGCAGAGCCTCAGGGCTGGGTTTATTTAAATACAACAGGAAATCCTGGGATGGCAACAGGAGGTTCTGGAGATGTTCTTACAGGCATAATTGCTTCACTTATTGGTCAAGGATTGGCTCCTTTTTATGCATCTGTGCTTGGTGTTTATCTTCACGGATTAAGTGGAGACATAGCTGCCAGAGCAAAGGGCTATCATGGACTTATTGCAGGAGATATCATAGAAAGCATTCCTGAAGCATTTATTGAGCTAACTAAATGA